In Pseudomonas fluorescens, the following are encoded in one genomic region:
- the leuD gene encoding 3-isopropylmalate dehydratase small subunit gives MKAFTQHTGLVAPLDRANVDTDQIIPKQFLKSIKRTGFGPNLFDEWRYLDVGQPYQDNSRRPLNKDFVLNAERYQGASVLLARENFGCGSSREHAPWALEEYGFRSIIAPSYADIFFNNSFKNGLLPIILSDAEVDELFQQVEANPGYQLQVDLQAQTVTRPDGKVLSFEIDAFRKHCLLNGLDDIGLTLQDGDAIATFEAKHRASQPWLFRDA, from the coding sequence ATGAAAGCTTTTACCCAGCACACTGGACTTGTCGCGCCTTTGGATCGTGCCAACGTCGACACCGACCAGATCATCCCGAAGCAGTTCCTGAAGTCGATCAAGCGCACGGGCTTTGGCCCGAACCTGTTCGATGAATGGCGTTACCTGGATGTGGGCCAGCCTTATCAGGACAACTCCAGGCGTCCACTGAACAAGGACTTCGTCCTCAACGCCGAACGTTACCAGGGCGCCAGCGTGTTGCTGGCCCGCGAGAACTTCGGTTGCGGCTCCAGCCGTGAACACGCGCCGTGGGCGCTGGAAGAATACGGTTTCCGCAGCATCATCGCGCCGAGCTATGCCGACATCTTCTTCAACAACAGCTTCAAGAACGGCTTGCTGCCGATCATCTTGAGCGATGCCGAAGTCGACGAACTGTTCCAGCAGGTCGAGGCCAATCCGGGCTATCAGTTGCAGGTCGATCTGCAAGCCCAGACCGTGACCCGCCCTGACGGCAAGGTGTTGAGCTTCGAAATCGATGCGTTCCGTAAGCACTGCCTGCTCAACGGCCTGGACGATATCGGCCTGACCTTGCAGGACGGCGATGCGATTGCGACGTTTGAGGCCAAGCATCGTGCGAGCCAGCCTTGGTTGTTTCGCGACGCGTGA
- a CDS encoding class I SAM-dependent methyltransferase: protein MTSTAQHTQVVQKQFGEQASAYLSSAVHAQGTEFALLQAELDGQGDARVLDLGCGAGHVSFHVASLVKEVVAYDLSQQMLDVVTAAAVDRGLSNVTTVNGAAERLPFADGEFDFVFSRYSAHHWSDLGVALREVRRVLKPGGVAAFVDVLSPGSPLFDTYLQSVEVLRDTSHVRDYSAGEWLRQVSEAGLHTRSTTRQRLRLEYNSWVERMRTPEVMRAAIRELQQSMGNEVREYFEIEADGSFSTDVLVLMAER, encoded by the coding sequence ATGACCAGCACCGCCCAGCACACCCAGGTAGTCCAGAAGCAATTCGGTGAACAGGCTTCGGCCTACCTGAGCAGCGCCGTCCACGCTCAAGGCACTGAATTCGCCCTGCTACAGGCCGAGCTGGACGGGCAGGGCGATGCCCGGGTCCTGGACCTTGGCTGCGGGGCCGGTCACGTGAGTTTTCACGTAGCCTCATTGGTGAAAGAAGTGGTGGCCTATGACCTGTCGCAGCAGATGCTCGACGTGGTGACTGCTGCCGCTGTCGATCGTGGCTTGAGCAACGTGACCACGGTCAACGGTGCCGCTGAGCGCCTGCCGTTCGCCGATGGTGAATTCGATTTCGTCTTCAGCCGTTATTCGGCGCACCATTGGAGCGATCTGGGCGTGGCCCTGCGGGAAGTGCGTCGAGTCTTGAAGCCGGGCGGTGTGGCGGCGTTCGTCGACGTGTTGTCACCGGGTAGCCCGCTGTTCGACACGTACCTGCAAAGCGTCGAAGTGCTGCGCGACACCAGCCATGTGCGCGATTATTCCGCCGGCGAGTGGTTGCGTCAGGTCAGCGAGGCGGGGCTGCACACCCGCAGTACCACCCGTCAGCGCTTGCGCCTGGAGTACAACAGCTGGGTCGAGCGCATGCGCACACCTGAAGTGATGCGCGCGGCGATCCGCGAGTTGCAGCAGTCGATGGGCAATGAAGTGCGCGAATATTTTGAAATTGAGGCCGATGGTTCGTTCAGTACCGATGTACTGGTGCTGATGGCTGAACGATAG
- the leuB gene encoding 3-isopropylmalate dehydrogenase: protein MSKQILILPGDGIGPEIMAEAVKVLELASDKFALGFELSHDVIGGAAIDKHGVPLADETLERARAADAVLLGAVGGPKWDAIERDIRPERGLLKIRAQLGLFGNLRPAILYPQLAEASSLKPEIVSGLDILIVRELTGGIYFGAPRGTRTLENGERQSYDTLPYSESEIRRIARVGFDMAMVRGKKLCSVDKANVLASSQLWREVVEQVAKDYPEVELSHMYVDNAAMQLVRAPKQFDVIVTDNMFGDILSDQASMLTGSIGMLPSASLDTNNKGMYEPCHGSAPDIAGKGIANPLATILSVSMMLRYSFNQQAAADAIEKAVSLVLDQGLRTGDIWSAGCTKVGTQEMGDAVVAALRNL, encoded by the coding sequence ATGAGCAAGCAGATTCTGATTCTCCCAGGTGACGGTATTGGCCCGGAAATCATGGCCGAAGCGGTCAAGGTGCTGGAGCTGGCCAGTGACAAGTTCGCCCTGGGCTTCGAGTTGAGCCATGACGTGATTGGTGGCGCTGCCATCGACAAGCACGGCGTGCCGTTGGCCGACGAGACCCTGGAACGTGCCCGCGCGGCCGACGCCGTGTTGCTGGGCGCCGTTGGCGGCCCGAAATGGGATGCCATCGAACGTGACATCCGCCCTGAGCGCGGCCTGTTGAAAATCCGTGCGCAACTGGGCCTGTTCGGCAACCTGCGTCCGGCGATCCTGTACCCGCAACTGGCCGAGGCTTCCAGCCTGAAGCCGGAAATCGTTTCCGGGCTGGACATCCTGATCGTTCGCGAACTGACCGGCGGCATCTACTTCGGCGCGCCACGCGGTACCCGTACCCTGGAAAACGGCGAGCGTCAGTCCTACGACACCCTGCCGTACAGCGAAAGCGAAATCCGCCGCATCGCCCGTGTCGGTTTCGACATGGCCATGGTTCGTGGCAAGAAGCTGTGCTCGGTGGACAAGGCCAACGTACTGGCCTCCAGCCAGCTGTGGCGTGAAGTGGTCGAACAAGTGGCCAAGGATTATCCTGAAGTCGAACTGAGCCACATGTACGTCGACAACGCCGCGATGCAGCTGGTGCGCGCACCGAAGCAGTTCGACGTGATCGTCACCGACAACATGTTCGGCGACATCCTGTCCGACCAGGCCTCGATGCTCACCGGTTCCATCGGCATGCTGCCGTCGGCGTCCCTGGACACCAACAACAAAGGCATGTACGAGCCGTGCCACGGTTCGGCGCCGGACATCGCGGGCAAAGGCATCGCCAACCCGTTGGCGACCATTTTGTCGGTGTCGATGATGCTGCGTTACAGCTTCAACCAGCAGGCCGCGGCCGATGCCATCGAGAAAGCCGTCAGCCTGGTGCTGGATCAGGGCTTGCGCACCGGCGACATCTGGTCGGCCGGTTGCACTAAAGTCGGTACGCAGGAAATGGGTGACGCAGTAGTCGCCGCGCTGCGGAATCTGTAA
- the asd gene encoding aspartate-semialdehyde dehydrogenase — translation MKRVGLIGWRGMVGSVLMQRMLEEQDFDLIEPVFFTTSNVGGQGPSVGKDIAPLKDAYSIEELKTLDVILTCQGGDYTSEVFPKLREAGWQGYWIDAASSLRMQDDAVIVLDPVNRKVIDQQLDAGTKNYIGGNCTVSLMLMGLGGLFEAGLVEWMSAMTYQAASGAGAQNMRELIKQMGATHAAVADQLADPASAILDIDRRVAEAMRSDAYPTENFGVPLAGSLIPWIDKELPNGQSREEWKAQAETNKILGRFKSPIPVDGICVRIGAMRCHSQALTIKLNKDVPIADIEGLISQHNPWVKLVPNSRETSIQELSPNKVTGTLNIPVGRLRKLNMGSQFVGAFTVGDQLLWGAAEPLRRMLRILLER, via the coding sequence ATGAAACGTGTAGGTCTGATCGGTTGGCGCGGTATGGTCGGTTCCGTGCTCATGCAGCGGATGCTGGAAGAGCAGGATTTCGATCTTATCGAGCCGGTGTTCTTCACCACTTCCAATGTCGGTGGCCAAGGCCCGTCCGTGGGCAAGGACATTGCTCCGCTCAAGGACGCTTACAGCATTGAAGAGCTGAAAACCCTCGACGTGATTCTGACCTGCCAGGGTGGCGACTACACCAGCGAAGTCTTCCCCAAGCTGCGTGAAGCCGGCTGGCAGGGTTACTGGATCGACGCCGCTTCCAGCCTGCGCATGCAGGATGACGCGGTGATCGTTCTGGATCCGGTCAACCGCAAGGTGATCGACCAGCAACTGGATGCAGGCACCAAGAACTACATCGGCGGCAACTGCACCGTCAGCCTGATGCTGATGGGCCTCGGTGGCCTGTTCGAAGCTGGCCTGGTGGAGTGGATGAGCGCCATGACCTATCAGGCGGCCTCCGGTGCCGGCGCGCAGAACATGCGTGAACTGATCAAGCAAATGGGCGCGACCCACGCCGCTGTTGCCGATCAACTGGCCGATCCGGCCAGCGCGATCCTCGACATCGACCGTCGTGTTGCCGAAGCCATGCGCAGCGACGCGTACCCGACCGAAAACTTCGGCGTACCGCTGGCCGGCAGCCTGATCCCGTGGATCGACAAGGAACTGCCGAACGGCCAGAGCCGCGAAGAGTGGAAGGCCCAGGCCGAGACCAACAAGATCCTCGGTCGCTTCAAGAGCCCGATCCCGGTCGATGGCATCTGCGTGCGTATCGGCGCCATGCGCTGCCACAGCCAGGCGCTGACCATCAAGCTGAACAAAGACGTACCGATCGCTGATATCGAAGGGCTGATCAGCCAGCACAACCCTTGGGTCAAGCTGGTACCGAACAGCCGTGAGACCAGCATTCAGGAGCTGAGCCCGAACAAGGTCACCGGCACCCTGAACATCCCGGTTGGCCGTCTGCGCAAGCTGAACATGGGTTCGCAGTTCGTCGGCGCGTTCACCGTCGGCGACCAGTTGCTGTGGGGTGCGGCCGAACCGCTGCGTCGCATGCTGCGGATCCTGCTTGAGCGTTGA
- a CDS encoding aspartate-semialdehyde dehydrogenase has product MSQSIDIAVIGATGTVGETLVQILEERDFPIGILHLLASSESAGSSVPFRGKNVRVREVDEFDFSKVQLAFFAAGPAVSLSFASRATDAGCSVIDLSGALPAEKAPQVVPEANAQVLAGLKKPFQVSSPSPSATTLAVVLAPLMDLLDLQRISLTASLAVSAQGREAVSELARQTAELLNVRPLEPKFFDRQMAFNLLAQVGKPDEQGHTLLEKRLVRELRQVMARPSLKISVTCIQAPVFFGDSYSVTLQSASEIDLGKVNAALEDAPGIELVEAGDYPTPVGDAVGQDVVYVGRVRQGIDDPSELNLWLTSDNVRKGAALNAVQLAELLLKDLL; this is encoded by the coding sequence ATGAGCCAGTCCATTGATATTGCCGTGATCGGCGCCACCGGTACTGTCGGCGAAACACTCGTGCAGATACTCGAAGAGCGCGATTTCCCGATCGGCATCCTTCACCTGCTGGCCAGCAGCGAATCGGCCGGCAGTTCGGTGCCGTTTCGCGGCAAGAACGTGCGGGTGCGGGAGGTCGATGAGTTCGACTTCAGCAAGGTGCAGTTGGCATTCTTTGCCGCCGGCCCGGCGGTCTCGTTGAGTTTTGCTTCCCGGGCGACAGACGCCGGTTGCTCGGTGATCGATCTCTCCGGTGCCCTGCCGGCCGAAAAGGCGCCACAGGTCGTGCCTGAGGCCAACGCCCAGGTGTTGGCCGGCTTGAAAAAACCCTTTCAGGTCAGCAGCCCAAGCCCGTCGGCCACCACCCTGGCGGTGGTGCTTGCACCATTGATGGATTTGCTCGATTTGCAGCGCATCAGCCTGACCGCCAGCCTCGCGGTATCGGCCCAGGGTCGCGAAGCCGTGAGCGAACTCGCCCGGCAGACCGCCGAGCTGCTGAATGTGCGGCCGCTGGAGCCGAAATTCTTTGATCGGCAGATGGCCTTCAACCTGTTGGCCCAGGTCGGCAAACCGGATGAGCAAGGTCATACGCTGCTGGAAAAACGCCTGGTGCGTGAGCTGCGCCAGGTCATGGCGCGGCCTTCATTGAAGATTTCCGTCACTTGCATTCAAGCCCCGGTGTTTTTTGGCGATAGCTATAGCGTGACCCTGCAGTCCGCGAGTGAAATCGACCTGGGGAAAGTCAATGCAGCCCTGGAAGACGCACCCGGCATCGAGCTGGTGGAAGCCGGCGATTACCCGACCCCGGTGGGCGATGCGGTAGGGCAGGATGTGGTCTACGTTGGTCGGGTTCGCCAGGGGATTGACGACCCGTCGGAACTTAATCTGTGGCTGACGTCAGATAACGTACGCAAAGGCGCGGCGCTCAACGCTGTGCAGCTGGCCGAGTTGTTGCTTAAAGACCTGCTGTAA
- a CDS encoding FimV/HubP family polar landmark protein — MVQVRKLVLAIAAASALSSGMAHALGLGELTLKSTLNQPLVAEIELLDVKDLTAAEVVPSLASPDDFAKAGVDRQAFLNDLTFTPVLNASGKSILRVTSSKPLSEPMVKFLVQVMWPNGRLLRDYSVLLDPSKFSPQTAEAAAQPTSTVAAPVTGATKPSQYTTTLRDTLWEIAAKARNGGSIQQTMLAIQALNPDAFIDGNINRLKIGQVLRLPDQAQSTGLPQAKAIAEVAAQNTAWRQGRRYVAKPGAGQQQLDATSRARTDGAPAQATTDKLSLVSAESGKNPGKGAAGDAKALSNKLAVTQESLDSSRRDNAELQSRMADLQSQVDKLQRLIELKNNQLAKLQTEGAAGAPAAATAPAMSAELAANPAAPGPADTAPAPEATAAPAEKPVEATPAASDDQKFNELLTNPALLGLVGGGAVILLLLLLLLARRRKAQQEAEKHMRMARALAEEQPFPADFDLPESSFEGLEVPSPSVKLATAPTPAPAPAPVVAPVVMTTPIAAPLVSPAAERSDDVLGQAQSHINAGRLNQAAALLEDGVKQEPKRSDLRLKLMEVYGQQGDRDAFVGQERQLVANGDNFAQVEKLKSRFPAMALVAAGGIAAAAVAAELDAQYVKDLLLDEPQAPAPEPAAFEDDLDSAFDLSLDDLDAITPVAPAPVPEPEVTALAGLDEFPLDDDLSFESVLQQQTEIKENLDDLSDFDLDLDLGAQPSPVMLAEDDFLLDLDESVKDFPATETPAIPEVALDDLELPADFDLSLADEMDAPDAFAAELDDVNAELESLSSSIGEPTFTEADAALGDDDDFDFLSGTDEAATKLDLAQAYIDMGDSDGARDILNEVVSEGSAEQKSEAEEMLSRLA; from the coding sequence ATGGTTCAAGTTCGCAAACTGGTGTTAGCAATAGCGGCCGCGTCGGCGCTGTCCTCCGGTATGGCGCATGCCCTCGGGCTCGGGGAACTGACCCTGAAATCGACGCTCAACCAGCCGCTGGTAGCGGAAATCGAGCTGCTCGATGTCAAGGACCTCACCGCCGCCGAAGTGGTGCCGAGCCTGGCCTCACCAGACGATTTCGCCAAGGCCGGTGTCGACCGCCAGGCGTTTCTCAACGACTTGACCTTCACCCCGGTGCTCAACGCCAGCGGCAAAAGCATCCTGCGCGTGACCTCCAGCAAGCCACTCTCCGAACCCATGGTGAAGTTCCTGGTTCAGGTCATGTGGCCGAACGGTCGTTTGCTGCGCGATTACAGTGTGCTGCTCGATCCATCCAAATTCTCGCCGCAAACCGCTGAAGCGGCTGCGCAACCAACGTCAACGGTTGCCGCGCCCGTCACCGGTGCGACCAAACCGTCCCAATACACCACCACGCTGCGCGATACCCTGTGGGAAATCGCCGCGAAGGCGCGTAATGGTGGTTCGATCCAGCAAACCATGCTGGCCATCCAGGCGTTGAACCCGGATGCCTTTATCGACGGCAACATCAACCGCCTGAAAATCGGCCAGGTGTTGCGCCTGCCGGACCAGGCACAGAGCACGGGCCTGCCGCAAGCCAAGGCCATTGCCGAAGTGGCTGCGCAGAACACCGCATGGCGCCAGGGGCGTCGCTACGTAGCGAAACCCGGGGCAGGGCAGCAACAGCTTGACGCCACCAGTCGCGCTCGTACCGATGGTGCTCCGGCGCAAGCGACTACCGACAAGCTGAGCCTGGTGTCTGCCGAGTCCGGCAAGAACCCTGGCAAAGGGGCTGCGGGAGATGCCAAGGCCCTCAGCAACAAGCTGGCGGTGACCCAGGAAAGCCTCGACAGCAGCCGTCGTGATAACGCCGAACTGCAAAGCCGCATGGCCGATCTGCAAAGTCAGGTGGACAAGCTGCAACGCCTGATCGAGTTGAAGAACAATCAGCTGGCCAAGTTGCAAACCGAGGGCGCTGCGGGTGCACCAGCGGCTGCGACAGCTCCGGCGATGTCGGCCGAACTGGCTGCCAACCCGGCAGCGCCTGGTCCGGCTGACACTGCACCAGCGCCCGAGGCAACTGCGGCGCCGGCCGAGAAGCCCGTTGAGGCAACACCGGCAGCATCCGACGATCAGAAATTCAATGAGTTGCTGACCAATCCTGCGCTGCTGGGCCTGGTGGGTGGCGGTGCGGTGATTCTGCTGCTCCTGCTGCTGTTGCTGGCGCGCCGCCGCAAAGCCCAGCAAGAAGCCGAAAAGCATATGCGCATGGCCCGTGCCTTGGCCGAAGAGCAGCCATTCCCGGCCGATTTCGACTTGCCGGAAAGCAGCTTCGAAGGCCTTGAAGTTCCGTCGCCGAGCGTGAAGCTGGCGACTGCCCCGACGCCTGCTCCCGCGCCAGCGCCGGTGGTTGCTCCGGTGGTGATGACCACGCCGATCGCCGCACCATTGGTGTCTCCGGCCGCCGAGCGTTCCGACGACGTGCTGGGCCAGGCTCAGTCGCACATCAATGCTGGTCGCCTGAACCAGGCTGCCGCGTTGCTGGAGGACGGCGTCAAGCAAGAGCCGAAGCGCAGCGACTTGCGCTTGAAACTGATGGAAGTCTACGGCCAGCAAGGCGACCGCGATGCGTTCGTCGGCCAGGAGCGTCAGTTGGTGGCCAATGGCGACAACTTCGCCCAGGTTGAAAAACTCAAAAGCCGCTTCCCGGCCATGGCGTTGGTGGCTGCCGGTGGTATCGCCGCAGCCGCCGTTGCTGCCGAGCTGGACGCGCAATACGTCAAGGATCTGTTGCTCGATGAGCCGCAAGCACCGGCGCCAGAACCAGCGGCGTTCGAGGATGACCTCGACAGCGCCTTCGATCTGAGCCTGGACGATCTGGACGCGATTACGCCTGTGGCGCCTGCACCTGTGCCGGAGCCTGAAGTGACGGCGCTGGCAGGCCTGGACGAGTTTCCGCTGGACGACGATCTGAGTTTTGAGTCGGTGTTGCAGCAACAGACTGAAATCAAGGAAAACCTCGACGATCTGTCGGACTTCGACCTGGACCTGGATCTCGGTGCGCAACCGTCGCCAGTGATGCTGGCTGAAGATGATTTCCTGCTGGATCTGGACGAGAGTGTGAAGGATTTCCCGGCTACCGAAACCCCGGCTATTCCCGAGGTCGCGCTGGATGACCTGGAATTGCCGGCCGATTTCGATCTGTCGCTGGCCGACGAAATGGACGCACCGGATGCGTTCGCAGCCGAGCTGGATGATGTCAACGCCGAGCTGGAGAGCTTGTCCAGCAGTATCGGCGAGCCGACGTTTACCGAGGCTGATGCAGCACTGGGTGACGATGATGACTTCGACTTCCTCTCGGGTACTGACGAAGCCGCTACCAAGCTCGATCTGGCTCAGGCCTATATCGACATGGGCGACAGCGATGGCGCTCGCGACATCCTCAATGAGGTGGTAAGCGAAGGCAGTGCCGAGCAGAAGAGTGAAGCCGAGGAAATGCTTTCGCGCCTGGCTTGA
- the truA gene encoding tRNA pseudouridine(38-40) synthase TruA, giving the protein MAADGFFRIALGVEYKGSRYRGWQRQASGVLTVQETLENALSKVADSPVSLMCAGRTDAGVHACGQVVHFDTQVERSMKAWTMGANINLPHDVSVSWAKVMPAHFHARFKAIARRYRYVIYNDQIRPAHLNEEVTWNHRPLDVERMAEAAQYLLGTHDFSAFRAGQCQAKSPIKELHHLRVTRHGKMIVLDIRASAFLHHMVRNIAGVLMTIGAGERPVEWMKEVLESRIRRTGGVTAHPFGLYLVQVEYRDEFELPERYIGPHFLTGFSELGG; this is encoded by the coding sequence ATGGCAGCCGACGGCTTTTTCCGGATCGCGCTGGGCGTCGAATACAAAGGCTCGCGCTACCGCGGCTGGCAGCGCCAGGCGTCCGGGGTGCTCACCGTGCAGGAAACCCTCGAAAACGCCTTGTCCAAAGTCGCCGACTCACCCGTTTCGCTGATGTGCGCCGGACGTACCGACGCCGGGGTGCATGCCTGCGGGCAGGTGGTGCATTTCGACACCCAGGTCGAGCGTTCGATGAAGGCCTGGACCATGGGCGCCAACATCAACTTGCCCCACGACGTCAGTGTCAGTTGGGCCAAGGTCATGCCAGCGCATTTCCATGCGCGCTTCAAGGCCATTGCCCGGCGTTATCGCTACGTGATCTACAACGATCAGATCCGTCCGGCGCACCTGAACGAAGAAGTGACCTGGAATCACCGTCCGCTGGACGTCGAGCGCATGGCCGAGGCCGCCCAGTACCTGCTCGGCACCCATGATTTCAGCGCTTTTCGCGCCGGCCAGTGCCAGGCCAAGTCGCCGATCAAGGAACTGCATCACCTGCGCGTCACCCGTCACGGCAAGATGATCGTGCTGGATATTCGCGCCAGCGCCTTTCTGCATCACATGGTGCGCAACATTGCCGGCGTGCTGATGACCATTGGCGCCGGAGAGCGTCCGGTGGAGTGGATGAAAGAGGTGCTGGAGAGCCGGATTCGTCGGACCGGTGGCGTGACCGCGCATCCATTCGGTTTGTATCTGGTTCAGGTCGAGTACCGTGACGAGTTCGAATTACCTGAGCGTTACATCGGTCCACACTTCCTGACCGGTTTCTCGGAACTTGGCGGCTGA
- a CDS encoding phosphoribosylanthranilate isomerase has product MSAVRSKICGITRIEDALAAVEAGADAIGLVFYAKSPRAVTFQQARSIIKALPPFVTTVGLFVNASRCELGEILDAVPLDLLQFHGDESAEDCEGWHRPYIKALRVKAGDDIAAACDAYASASAILLDTYVEGVPGGTGEAFDWSLIPHGLSKPIILAGGLTPDNVAEAIARVRPYAVDVSGGVEASKGIKDHARIQAFIKAVRGSTC; this is encoded by the coding sequence ATGTCAGCCGTTCGCAGCAAGATCTGTGGGATTACCCGCATAGAGGATGCGTTGGCAGCCGTCGAGGCCGGGGCGGATGCCATCGGATTGGTGTTCTACGCCAAAAGCCCCCGTGCGGTGACGTTCCAGCAGGCGCGCTCGATCATCAAGGCGCTGCCGCCGTTCGTGACCACCGTGGGCTTGTTCGTCAATGCGAGCCGTTGCGAATTGGGTGAAATCCTCGACGCGGTGCCCCTGGACCTGCTGCAGTTTCACGGCGATGAAAGCGCAGAGGATTGCGAAGGATGGCACCGCCCGTACATCAAGGCGCTGCGGGTCAAGGCGGGTGATGACATCGCCGCGGCCTGTGATGCTTATGCCAGTGCCAGCGCAATCCTGCTCGATACCTATGTCGAAGGCGTTCCCGGAGGAACCGGCGAGGCATTTGACTGGTCACTGATACCGCACGGCTTGAGCAAGCCGATCATTCTGGCGGGCGGTCTGACGCCGGATAACGTCGCCGAAGCGATTGCCCGCGTCCGGCCTTATGCCGTGGATGTCAGCGGCGGGGTAGAGGCGAGCAAGGGCATCAAGGATCACGCAAGGATTCAGGCATTTATCAAAGCGGTACGCGGTAGCACCTGTTGA
- the accD gene encoding acetyl-CoA carboxylase, carboxyltransferase subunit beta — MSNWLVDKLIPSIMRSEVKKSSVPEGLWHKCPSCEAVLYRPELEKTLDVCPKCNHHMRIGARARIDIFLDVEGRAELGADLEPVDRLKFRDGKKYKDRLTAAQKQTGEKDALVSMSGTLLGMPVVVSAFEFSFMGGSMGAIVGERFVRAANYALEKRCPMICFAASGGARMQEALISLMQMAKTSAVLARLREEGIPFISVLTDPVYGGVSASLAMLGDVIVGEPKALIGFAGPRVIEQTVREKLPEGFQRSEFLLEHGAIDMIIDRQELRPRLGNLLAQMMGLPTPKFVAAPIEPIVVPPVPASL; from the coding sequence ATGAGCAACTGGTTAGTAGACAAACTGATCCCTTCGATCATGCGTTCCGAGGTCAAGAAGAGCTCGGTGCCTGAAGGTCTTTGGCACAAATGCCCGTCTTGCGAGGCTGTGCTGTATCGTCCGGAGTTGGAAAAGACCCTGGACGTTTGCCCCAAGTGCAACCATCACATGCGTATCGGCGCCCGTGCCCGTATCGACATCTTCCTCGACGTTGAAGGCCGTGCCGAGCTGGGTGCGGACCTGGAGCCGGTTGACCGTCTGAAATTCCGCGACGGCAAGAAGTACAAGGACCGCCTGACCGCTGCACAAAAGCAGACCGGCGAAAAAGACGCACTGGTTTCCATGAGCGGCACTTTGCTGGGCATGCCGGTCGTGGTCTCGGCGTTCGAGTTTTCCTTCATGGGCGGTTCGATGGGCGCCATCGTCGGTGAGCGTTTCGTACGCGCCGCCAACTACGCCCTGGAAAAACGTTGCCCGATGATCTGCTTCGCCGCTTCCGGCGGTGCGCGGATGCAGGAAGCACTGATTTCCCTGATGCAAATGGCCAAGACCTCCGCGGTGCTGGCTCGTCTGCGTGAAGAAGGCATCCCGTTCATCTCCGTGTTGACCGATCCGGTCTACGGCGGCGTTTCCGCCAGTCTGGCGATGCTGGGCGACGTGATTGTCGGCGAGCCGAAGGCGTTGATCGGTTTTGCCGGTCCGCGCGTGATCGAGCAGACCGTGCGTGAAAAACTGCCGGAAGGCTTCCAGCGCAGCGAGTTCCTGCTGGAGCACGGTGCCATCGACATGATCATCGACCGTCAGGAACTGCGTCCGCGCCTGGGTAACCTGCTGGCGCAAATGATGGGCCTGCCGACGCCGAAGTTCGTGGCTGCACCCATCGAGCCGATCGTGGTTCCACCGGTACCTGCCAGCCTATGA